The Pontiella agarivorans genome includes a window with the following:
- a CDS encoding mandelate racemase/muconate lactonizing enzyme family protein, which yields MIECIRTYRLQHKLNESFGFSQWHYDTRNQLLVEIIDQSGAVGWGECYGPATITQNAIDTFYAPLLLGWDPLKNEAAWQHCWRASLDFAMKGPMMGAISGIDMALMDLKGKRLCTSVSELMGGRQRDSVECYATGMYFRRQPEEQLLETILQEAGDYVRNGYKAMKIKVGKNMAFDKKMAIAFRETFPDTRLMADSNHAYDLPEAIEIGHVLAEHDYKWFEEPLSPIHPELFRQLSDKVNIPIATGECEQTRYGFQNLLKHGGVQIAQPDLAYCGGPTEALKIRAIAASMGINTIAHCWGTQLNLASAVHFLATTYIEPGRAEVTEPLLERDLTPNPMRDEMYAVEVEIVNGTAKVPTAPGLGVEPDRTVLDRYCVQKTEKNYVGNNLSHADQRRKDHHQEIV from the coding sequence ATGATTGAATGTATCAGAACCTATCGGCTGCAACACAAACTGAATGAATCCTTCGGATTCTCACAGTGGCACTACGACACACGGAATCAGCTCCTCGTTGAGATCATCGATCAGTCGGGCGCAGTCGGCTGGGGGGAATGCTACGGTCCGGCAACCATCACACAAAATGCCATCGACACCTTCTACGCCCCGTTGCTGCTGGGATGGGACCCACTGAAAAACGAAGCCGCCTGGCAGCACTGCTGGCGCGCCTCGCTTGATTTCGCGATGAAGGGCCCCATGATGGGAGCGATTTCCGGCATCGATATGGCGCTGATGGACCTGAAAGGAAAGCGGCTCTGCACCTCGGTTTCCGAACTGATGGGCGGGCGGCAGCGTGATTCCGTGGAGTGTTATGCAACCGGCATGTATTTCCGCAGACAACCGGAGGAGCAGCTGCTTGAAACGATCCTGCAGGAAGCCGGCGATTATGTTCGCAATGGATATAAAGCCATGAAAATCAAAGTCGGAAAAAATATGGCCTTCGACAAAAAAATGGCCATCGCTTTTCGCGAAACTTTTCCCGACACCCGTCTGATGGCCGACTCCAACCACGCCTATGACCTGCCGGAAGCCATCGAAATCGGACATGTACTTGCAGAGCATGACTATAAATGGTTCGAGGAACCGCTTTCCCCGATTCATCCGGAACTCTTCCGTCAACTTTCAGACAAAGTGAATATCCCGATCGCCACCGGCGAATGCGAACAGACCCGCTACGGTTTTCAGAATCTGCTCAAACACGGCGGAGTTCAGATTGCCCAGCCCGATCTCGCCTACTGCGGCGGTCCCACCGAGGCATTGAAAATCCGGGCAATCGCCGCATCGATGGGGATCAACACCATTGCCCACTGCTGGGGCACCCAGCTCAATCTGGCCAGTGCCGTGCACTTCCTGGCCACCACCTATATCGAACCGGGGCGCGCTGAAGTGACCGAACCCCTGCTTGAACGAGATTTAACCCCCAACCCGATGCGTGACGAAATGTATGCCGTGGAAGTGGAAATTGTGAACGGAACCGCAAAGGTTCCGACCGCACCCGGCCTCGGCGTTGAGCCCGATCGCACCGTGCTGGATCGTTACTGTGTACAGAAAACGGAGAAAAACTATGTCGGAAACAATTTATCCCATGCTGATCAACGGCGAAAAGATCACCACCAGGAAATCGTTTGA
- a CDS encoding sugar kinase, with amino-acid sequence MSKIVVTFGEIMGRMAAPQNLRLRQTRELEVTYAGAEASVAASICNFGGKARYVTALPKHALAEATMDSVRAVGIDTDFVLRTDEGRLGLYFLETGANQRPSNVIYDRADSAVSITPADQYDWTGIFENAGWLHLSGITPALSKTAAEATFVAAQKAKDAGAMVSIDLNFRGKLWKWDASKSARELAQETMRKILPFIDVVIANEEDCHDVLGIRAGDTDVHAGALDTARYPDVAKQVIARFPNISKVAITLRESYSANHNNWGAMLYDAASETAHFAPLDADGNYQPYPIKNIVDRVGGGDSFAGGLIFSLTTPELSNPADAIRYAVAASCLKHSIKGDFNFSTRAEVEALMGGSASGRVVR; translated from the coding sequence ATGAGCAAAATCGTTGTAACCTTTGGAGAAATTATGGGCCGAATGGCGGCACCACAGAATCTCAGGCTGCGCCAAACCCGCGAGCTGGAGGTCACCTATGCCGGGGCCGAGGCCAGCGTGGCGGCATCGATCTGCAACTTCGGCGGAAAAGCCCGCTATGTCACCGCCCTGCCCAAACACGCCCTTGCCGAAGCCACTATGGATTCCGTACGCGCCGTCGGCATCGATACCGATTTTGTGCTGCGTACTGACGAAGGCCGGCTCGGCCTCTACTTTCTTGAAACCGGCGCCAACCAGCGGCCGAGCAATGTAATTTATGATCGCGCCGACTCCGCCGTCTCCATCACCCCAGCAGATCAGTATGACTGGACCGGAATTTTCGAAAATGCCGGATGGCTGCACCTCAGCGGCATTACACCAGCTCTCTCGAAAACTGCGGCCGAAGCCACCTTCGTGGCTGCACAGAAAGCCAAAGACGCCGGGGCGATGGTATCCATCGATCTTAACTTCCGCGGAAAACTCTGGAAATGGGATGCCTCCAAATCCGCCCGTGAACTCGCGCAGGAAACCATGCGTAAGATCCTGCCGTTCATCGATGTGGTCATTGCCAATGAAGAAGACTGTCACGATGTACTCGGCATTCGCGCCGGCGATACGGATGTGCACGCCGGAGCGCTTGACACCGCACGCTATCCCGATGTTGCAAAACAGGTAATTGCCCGGTTTCCCAATATTTCCAAGGTGGCGATCACACTGCGTGAAAGCTATTCCGCCAATCATAACAACTGGGGCGCCATGCTCTATGATGCCGCCTCGGAAACCGCACATTTCGCCCCGTTGGATGCCGATGGAAATTATCAGCCGTATCCAATCAAAAACATCGTCGACCGCGTCGGCGGTGGCGATTCATTTGCCGGCGGGCTGATTTTTTCTCTCACGACCCCCGAACTCAGCAATCCGGCCGATGCCATTCGATATGCCGTGGCCGCGTCCTGCCTGAAGCATTCCATTAAAGGCGACTTTAACTTTTCCACGCGCGCCGAAGTGGAAGCCCTCATGGGCGGATCCGCTTCCGGCCGCGTTGTTCGCTGA
- the eda gene encoding bifunctional 4-hydroxy-2-oxoglutarate aldolase/2-dehydro-3-deoxy-phosphogluconate aldolase, with amino-acid sequence MIFPDKMIQRLEKTGIVAGFSIEKTEHAVPLANALLEGGIEAIELTFRTPSALDALKAIADQVPQMLIGVGTILTPEQVQQVKEAGAHFAVSPGMNPRVIRAATEAGVPFAPGISTPSDLEAAIELGCRFVKFFPAEAAGGIPYLRSMGAPYKHLGIQYFPLGGLNSANMVDYLKEPNVPTIGGSWIVKQDLVNAGDWKGITARAAEVIETVQKGLKN; translated from the coding sequence ATGATTTTTCCCGATAAAATGATCCAACGTTTGGAAAAAACCGGCATCGTGGCCGGTTTTTCCATCGAAAAAACGGAACATGCCGTCCCGCTGGCCAACGCCCTGCTGGAAGGCGGCATTGAAGCCATTGAACTGACCTTCCGTACCCCGTCGGCGCTCGATGCTCTGAAAGCCATTGCCGATCAGGTTCCGCAGATGCTGATTGGTGTCGGCACCATCCTGACACCGGAACAGGTACAGCAGGTCAAAGAAGCCGGAGCCCATTTCGCGGTTTCTCCGGGAATGAACCCCCGCGTCATTCGGGCGGCCACCGAGGCCGGAGTTCCCTTCGCTCCCGGCATTTCCACCCCGTCCGATCTGGAAGCCGCCATTGAACTCGGTTGCCGGTTTGTAAAGTTTTTCCCGGCCGAAGCGGCCGGCGGAATCCCCTACCTGCGCAGCATGGGCGCACCCTACAAACACCTCGGCATTCAATATTTCCCGCTCGGCGGTCTGAACTCCGCAAACATGGTCGACTATCTCAAAGAGCCGAATGTTCCAACCATTGGAGGTTCATGGATTGTGAAACAGGATCTTGTCAATGCCGGCGATTGGAAAGGCATCACCGCCCGGGCCGCCGAAGTAATTGAAACCGTTCAAAAAGGATTGAAAAACTGA
- a CDS encoding aldehyde dehydrogenase family protein, with amino-acid sequence MSETIYPMLINGEKITTRKSFDVLNPSTGQLLGKAPEIDTDNVQYVLKSAKAGFDVWSAKTPAERKTIILKYADILAENSERIIKLLMAETGKPRDNAEYDFGMLDNCLRFFVEEFERLDQPVLHDPDDRFLHYIQRQPLGVAVGMLAWNFPLLNVAYKIGPVLASGCSVILKPSSYTPLASLEVAYLAKEAGIPDGVINMITSTDHHVTQGLLSSGIPAMVTMIGSTRGGLEVMNSSTTSIKHFSVELGGNAPVVVYPDADIVDAANKTVDLKFANCGQVCVSPNRCFVHESVYDEFVAAARERAASLEMGPLVSDKARQYVLGLVESAVADGAEVVCGGKAIEGDGFFMEPTILSNVVSKMKVAYEEIFGPVLPIIKYTDNDDEIALANDTVYGLAAYVFTSSLSNGLRAARDIQAGSVCVNEPHYSVQLPHGGLKQSGLGKDCSRYSLEEYLTIKRVSVLIDK; translated from the coding sequence ATGTCGGAAACAATTTATCCCATGCTGATCAACGGCGAAAAGATCACCACCAGGAAATCGTTTGATGTCCTGAACCCTTCCACCGGACAGCTCCTCGGAAAGGCCCCGGAAATTGACACGGACAATGTGCAGTATGTGCTGAAATCGGCGAAAGCCGGATTTGACGTCTGGTCAGCCAAAACTCCGGCAGAACGTAAAACCATTATCCTGAAGTATGCCGACATTCTGGCCGAAAACAGCGAGCGCATCATCAAACTGCTCATGGCTGAAACCGGCAAACCGCGCGATAATGCAGAATATGATTTCGGCATGCTCGACAACTGCCTCCGCTTTTTTGTCGAAGAATTCGAACGGCTCGATCAGCCTGTTCTGCACGATCCCGACGACCGGTTTCTGCACTACATCCAGCGTCAGCCGCTCGGTGTAGCCGTCGGAATGCTGGCCTGGAATTTTCCTCTGCTGAATGTCGCCTACAAAATCGGTCCCGTTCTGGCCTCCGGCTGTTCTGTCATTCTGAAACCGTCCAGCTACACCCCGCTCGCTTCCCTGGAAGTGGCTTATCTGGCCAAAGAAGCCGGCATTCCGGATGGCGTCATCAACATGATCACCAGTACCGATCATCATGTAACTCAGGGACTGCTGTCCAGCGGCATTCCCGCCATGGTCACCATGATCGGCTCCACCCGGGGCGGGCTGGAAGTCATGAATTCCTCCACCACCAGCATCAAGCACTTTTCGGTGGAACTCGGTGGAAATGCCCCGGTAGTCGTGTATCCGGATGCCGACATCGTTGATGCCGCAAATAAGACAGTAGACCTCAAATTTGCCAACTGCGGACAGGTCTGCGTATCCCCCAACCGCTGTTTTGTGCACGAATCAGTCTACGATGAATTTGTGGCCGCCGCACGGGAGCGCGCCGCATCCCTCGAAATGGGGCCGCTGGTTTCCGATAAAGCCCGACAGTATGTCCTCGGCCTGGTCGAATCCGCTGTGGCCGACGGAGCCGAAGTGGTTTGCGGTGGTAAAGCAATTGAGGGCGACGGCTTCTTTATGGAACCGACCATCCTTTCCAACGTCGTTTCCAAAATGAAAGTGGCTTACGAAGAGATTTTCGGGCCGGTTCTGCCGATTATCAAATATACCGACAACGACGACGAAATCGCGCTGGCGAATGACACCGTTTACGGTCTCGCCGCTTACGTTTTCACATCCAGCCTTTCCAACGGGCTGCGCGCCGCACGCGATATTCAAGCCGGCAGCGTTTGCGTAAACGAACCGCACTATTCCGTACAGCTTCCGCACGGCGGCCTGAAACAGAGCGGACTCGGAAAAGACTGCTCACGCTACAGCCTTGAGGAATATCTCACGATTAAGCGCGTATCCGTGCTGATCGATAAGTAA
- a CDS encoding L-rhamnose/proton symporter RhaT, translating to MNELILPILIIILASVFQGTFGLGMKYVKPMAWEAWWLVHATVAMVLFPLIWALLVVPDLGHVLAQAPAKEITAGAALGFGWGIGGIMFGVSVGYIGMSLTYGIVMGLCSIAGALVPFFLRFNSINAAGIPFILAGLALLAIAVFIITVAGLKRDKALAEAGGEIQGIKKGKEFKVGLLIASASGILSAMLAIGFDNTMEIGKLAENAGALQRNTALARWVVVLAGAYLMNAGYALFLLFKNKSFRSFKSPGMFKALKWSIIAGLLWFAALGTYGQGVALMGEIGTMICWPVMLGLSLIVSNIAAMITGEWKGMKGPFNIMIGGVIVIIAATVLMSYASML from the coding sequence ATGAACGAACTGATTCTACCCATTCTGATAATTATTCTGGCCAGTGTTTTTCAGGGCACCTTCGGCCTTGGAATGAAATATGTTAAACCGATGGCCTGGGAGGCTTGGTGGCTCGTGCATGCTACAGTCGCCATGGTACTGTTCCCGCTCATCTGGGCCCTCCTGGTGGTTCCCGATCTGGGCCACGTTCTGGCTCAGGCACCGGCAAAAGAAATCACAGCCGGGGCAGCACTGGGATTCGGCTGGGGAATCGGCGGCATTATGTTCGGAGTCTCGGTCGGCTATATCGGAATGTCACTGACCTACGGTATCGTCATGGGGCTGTGCTCCATCGCCGGAGCTCTGGTCCCCTTTTTCCTCCGCTTCAACTCCATCAACGCAGCCGGCATTCCATTCATTCTCGCCGGACTTGCTCTGCTCGCTATTGCAGTCTTCATCATTACGGTCGCCGGTCTGAAACGCGATAAAGCACTGGCCGAAGCCGGCGGCGAAATACAGGGCATTAAAAAAGGAAAAGAATTCAAGGTCGGTCTGCTCATCGCTTCCGCCAGCGGAATTCTATCCGCCATGCTGGCCATCGGATTTGATAATACCATGGAAATCGGCAAGCTGGCTGAAAATGCCGGAGCACTTCAGCGCAATACAGCCCTCGCCCGCTGGGTGGTGGTGCTGGCCGGAGCCTACCTCATGAACGCCGGCTACGCTCTGTTTCTTCTTTTCAAAAACAAATCGTTCCGTTCCTTCAAGTCTCCCGGCATGTTTAAAGCGCTTAAATGGTCCATAATCGCCGGCCTGCTTTGGTTTGCCGCATTGGGCACATATGGTCAGGGTGTTGCGCTTATGGGCGAAATCGGAACCATGATCTGCTGGCCTGTGATGCTTGGTCTTTCTTTGATTGTAAGCAATATTGCGGCAATGATCACCGGCGAGTGGAAAGGCATGAAAGGCCCGTTTAACATCATGATCGGCGGTGTTATCGTCATCATCGCAGCCACCGTACTCATGTCCTATGCCTCGATGCTTTAA